A single region of the Micropterus dolomieu isolate WLL.071019.BEF.003 ecotype Adirondacks linkage group LG18, ASM2129224v1, whole genome shotgun sequence genome encodes:
- the LOC123956564 gene encoding adenosine receptor A1-like produces MDVRVVIYTLLEVLIAVSCCLGNMLVILALWTSKSIQQPTFCLIVCLAVADLMVGCVAIPLAVLVDGRVKTSFYGCLFISCVVILLTLVSVLSLAAIAVDRFFRVYIPVRYKRTVTQTHSWLAVAACCLVAIPLSFAPMLGWHNHESLPNSVNSTFVCQFISVIPMSYLVYFNFFLCTLTPLLVMTVLYGYVFCTIRGNLQQKPGNGVQKQSQNYLRKEKQLAASLSLVLALFALAWLPLHIMNCIVYFGGPNDVPEMAFYVGILLSHANSAVNPVVYAFKIQKIRTAYLKIWRRYIVHGEENQGSQTSQMTNNNLSSNINSCQK; encoded by the exons ATGGATGTAAGGGTTGTGATCTACACGTTGTTGGAGGTGCTCATTGCGGTCAGCTGCTGTCTTGGTAATATGTTGGTTATTTTGGCACTGTGGACCAGTAAAAGCATTCAACAACCTACCTTCTGCCTTATTGTCTGTCTGGCTGTGGCTGACTTGATGGTTGGCTGTGTGGCCATACCGTTGGCTGTGCTGGTGGACGGACGAGTCAAGACTTCATTCTATGGCTGTCTCTTCATCAGCTGTGTGGTCATCCTGTTGACCCTGGTCTCAGTTTTGTCTCTTGCTGCTATTGCGGTGGACCGATTCTTCCGGGTCTATATCCCTGTCAG GTACAAAAGGACTGTAACACAGACACATTCTTGGCTCGCGGTAGCAGCATGTTGCCTTGTTGCAATACCACTGAGTTTTGCTCCCATGCTTGGATGGCACAACCACGAATCTTTGCCCAACTCAGTCAACTCTActtttgtctgccagtttatATCAGTGATCCCAATGTCATATCTGGTTTACTTCAACTTTTTTCTTTGTACCCTGACACCCCTGTTGGTGATGACTGTTTTGTATGGGTATGTCTTCTGTACTATACGAGGAAACCTTCAACAGAAACCAGGTAATGGTGTCCAAAAACAGTCTCAGAACTACCTAAGGAAAGAGAAACAGCTGGCAGCATCTTTGTCTCTGGTCTTGGCTCTGTTTGCCCTGGCCTGGCTCCCTCTCCACATAATGAACTGCATTGTTTACTTTGGTGGACCGAATGATGTACCAGAAATGGCCTTCTACGTTGGCATCCTGCTTTCTCACGCTAACTCAGCTGTAAACCCAGTTGTGTATGCTTTCAAAATACAAAAGATCAGGACAGCATACCTGAAGATCTGGAGACGGTATATTGTACATGGAGAAGAAAATCAAGGATCTCAGACAAGCCAGATGACAAACAACAATCTCAGTAGTAACATTAACAGTTGTCAAAAATGA